The following are encoded together in the Chaetodon auriga isolate fChaAug3 chromosome 6, fChaAug3.hap1, whole genome shotgun sequence genome:
- the LOC143322007 gene encoding uncharacterized protein LOC143322007 has translation MRSFAAFLIFVYGVGDIGCKPSPPCPSGQFLLKNQCVLCHPTCSECDGHELFECTTCGVDEDGQERFLHQGRCRTHCPRGLYPDRGHYACLPCIANCELCTDGNICAKCREHYKLQNGVCQTASCDIGQMQDPDTGECIDCEMGCKTCSTEDPEICNSCVEGYFLFRHQCRRHCPQSTYEDWGRGVCLSCPAPCTDCRSNKHCLACQPGYFLNGGECIKLCPQQTFSDSSGWRCQPCYSSCQTCHGPHSTDCDLCLGGNPPVHGQCPLVNCPLGQYYDGKYGECHACDASCKTCFGPQGLDCSSCFKGYFLDQESSCVMQCPSGSYANSATQMCENCSPNCEACVDTSDNCISCSKSSYKLFLHEGRCWSNCPEGFFETTEGSCEACDSSCLTCDGIKSQCLSCADGHYLESGSCRLNCSLRTYPADDGTCRRCPLHCDVCSDDRTCFKCSFLYLMLNGVCKASCPMGYYEDMEEGRCGQCHPTCGSCSGPLSDDCETCSTFSPKLYKGTCSKDCPTGTYYEDEAMECQECHQTCMSCSGPDANQCTQCEKGLVLDPNTLLCGVTGDTDCPPRTYLHDDQFTCMGCHRHCYSCEGPGNDQCQTCAVPKYLHNSTCVSECPAGTYDTRQEADGTELGFCLPCDHACSACTGASPRDCLTCSPGHLRLLQLCVTHCPKGYYREGSHCEKCDQSCELCAGPGPESCRACSPPLLELQGTKLCVERCPHRFYQLSDICKQCHTSCQTCTDSSPQGCVTCDWGSTLKNKVCYPRCEEGRYFSVEETCEPCDSSCRHCTGPRPDQCLTCHQDSALHAVENRCARCCQAGGNDTDCCVCDSRSALCVEAPQRKSEGDQGTDLNMSSRALKHTSAALPIVLLLALGLALAVFALVKTHARKRFCWSQSYERLSGSASISMPHGVPEPDSGDEVDVVYTSRGGSVYRRYSFIHEQDADADQDVDESTCLNQS, from the exons ATGAGGTCCTTCGCCGCGTTTTTGATCTTTGTCTACGGTGTCGGAGATATTGGATGCAAACCCTCGCCGCCTTGTCCGAGTGGACAGTTTCTGCTGAAGAACCAGTGTGTCCTCTGTCATCCCACCTGCTCTGAGTGCGATGGACATGAGCTGTTTGAATGCACTACTTGTGGAGTTG atgAAGATGGACAGGAACGTTTCCTCCACCAAGGTCGCTGTCGGACACACTGCCCACGGGGACTCTATCCTGACAGGGGTCACTATGCCTGCCTGCCCTGCATAGCCAATTGTGAACTCTGCACAGATGGCAACATATGTGCCAAATGTCGGGAACACTACAAACTCCAGAATGGGGTCTGCCAAACGGCATCCTGTGACATAG ggcAGATGCAGGACCCTGATACAGGAGAGTGCATTGACTGTGAGATGGGATGCAAAACATGTTCCACAG AGGACCCTGAGATCTGCAACAGCTGTGTTGAAGGTTACTTcct tttcagacACCAGTGTCGCAGGCATTGCCCCCAGAGCACCTATGAGGACTGGGgcaggggtgtgtgtctgtcctgtccAGCACCATGCACAGATTGCAGGAGTAACAAACACTGCCTTGCCTGCCAGCCTGGTTACTTCCTCAATG GAGGTGAGTGTATTAAACTGTGCCCACAGCAAACATTCAGTGACTCCAGCGGGTGGCGCTGTCAGCCTTGCTACAGCTCATGCCAGACATGCCATGGGCCTCATTCAACAGACTGTGACCTTTGTCTTGGTGGGAACCCTCCTGTACATGGGCAGTGCCCTCTGGTTAACTGCCCATTGGGACAGTACTATGACG GGAAATATGGTGAATGTCACGCATGTGATGCATCCTGTAAGACCTGCTTTGGGCCTCAAGGACTGGattgttcttcttgttttaaag GATATTTCCTGGACCAGGAGAGTTCTTGTGTAATGCAGTGTCCATCCGGCTCCTATGCAAACTCTGCCACTCAGATGTGTGAGAACTGCTCCCCAAACTGTGAGGCCTGCGTGGACACCAGTGATAACTGTATCAGCTGTTCCAAAAGCAGCTATAAGCTTTTTCTCCACGAGGGGCGGTGCTGGTCGAATTGCCCAGA AGGTTTCTTTGAGACAACAGAGGGGTCATGTGAAGCCTGTGATAGCTCCTGTCTGACATGTGATGGCATCAAGTCCCAGTGTCTGTCCTGTGCTGATGGCCACTATCTAGAGAGTGGTTCATGTAGACTCAACTGTTCACTGCGGACATACCCTGCAGATGATGGTACCTGCAGACGCTGCCCCCTCCACTGTGACGTTTGCTCAGATGACAGGACCTGTTTCA AATGCAGTTTCCTCTACCTTATGCTGAACGGTGTGTGTAAGGCTAGTTGTCCCATGGGCTATTATGAGGACATGGAGGAGGGCCGCTGTGGTCAGTGCCACCCTACCTGTGGCAGCTGTTCAGGGCCCCTGTCAGATGACTGTGAGACCTGCTCGACATTTAGCCCCAAACTCTATAAGGGTACATGCTCCAAAGACTGCCCCACCGGTACCTACTATGAAGATGAAGCTATGGAGTGTCAAG AATGTCACCAGACATGCATGAGCTGCTCCGGGCCAGACGCAAACCAGTGCACGCAGTGCGAGAAGGGACTCGTGCTGGACCCAAACACACTGTTGTGTGGTGTGACAGGTGACACAGACTGCCCACCGAGGACCTACCTACACGACGACCAGTTCACCTGCATGGGTTGCCACCGGCACTGTTACTCCTGTGAGGGACCGGGCAACGATCAGTGCCAGACCTGTGCCGTCCCCAAATACCTCCACA ACAGCACTTGTGTGAGCGAGTGTCCGGCGGGTACGTACGACACAAGGCAGGAGGCTGACGGAACAGAGCTGGGGTTCTGTTTGCCTTGTGACCACGCCTGTTCCGCCTGCACCGGAGCATCGCCCAGAGACTGCCTCACTTGTTCTCCTGGACACCTGCGCCTCCTTCAGCTCTGTGTCACGCACTGTCCCAAAGG TTATTACAGAGAGGGCTCCCACTGTGAGAAATGTGACCAGTCCTGTGAGCTGTGTGCAGGACCAGGACCGGAGTCCTGCAGGGCCTGTTCACCTCCTCTTCTGGAGCTGCAAGGCACCAAGCTGTGTGTTGAGCGCTGCCCACACCGCTTCTATCAGCTCAGTGACATCTGTAAACAGTGCCACACCAGTTGTCAGACCTGCACAG attCCTCGCCTCAGGGCTGTGTGACATGTGACTGGGGAAGCACTCTAAAGAACAAAGTCTGCTATCCGCGTTGTGAGGAGGGGCGATACTTTTCAGTTGAG GAAACCTGTGAGCCATGTGACAGCTCGTGTAGGCATTGCACCGGCCCCAGACCCGACCAGTGTCTGACCTGTCACCAGGATTCTGCCCTCCATGCTGTGGAGAACCGGTGTGCTCGCTGCTGTCAGGCTGGAGGGAATGACACtgattgctgtgtttgtgacagCCGCTCAG CTCTGTGTGTGGAGGCCCCCCAACGCAAATCAGAAGGCGATCAGGGAACAGACCTGAATATGTCATCTCGAGCGCTGAAGCACACCTCTGCTGCCTTGCCTATTGTCCTGCTGCTTGCTCTGGGATTGGCTCTGGCTGTGTTTGCCTTGGTCAAAACCCATGCCAGGAAGAGGTTTTGCTGGAGCCAGAGCTATGAGAGACTGAGTGGCAGCGCCAGCATCAGCATGCCCCACGGCGTGCCCGAGCCGGACAGCGGGGACGAGGTGGATGTGGTGTACACCAGCAGGGGCGGGTCTGTGTATCGCCGCTACAGTTTCATCCACGAGCAGGATGCAGATGCAGACCAGGATGTGGATGAGAGTACATGTCTCAATCAATCTTAG
- the gcnt3 gene encoding beta-1,3-galactosyl-O-glycosyl-glycoprotein beta-1,6-N-acetylglucosaminyltransferase 3, with amino-acid sequence MLFARILWGKILLRTLSLIFIGTFLYFVLRESGSNRLSVSDLRIPQQFSADLPGCLAIVSGDTEGRRNKLAELLSSRKRKNFLSEDFYLNETKDCPAYIEKRGFITAPLSEEERDFPIAYSMVIHEKIEMFERLLRAIYSPQNIYCVHVDQKSNTEFKRAVKAIVSCLPNVFVASRLERVIYASWSRVQADLNCMKDLLSSPVQWRYMLNTCGADFPIKTNREIVRTLKVLNGRNTMESETTNDYKKGRWQNHYNVTDSITWTDVKKSPPPISSPMFSGNAYFVVTRAFVKHVMQDREVQKLIEWEKDTYSPDEHLWATLHRMPSVPGSMPANNKYDTSDMLALARAVKWSYLAGDVKNGAPYYPCTGAYKRAVCVYGSGDLQWLLNQQHLMANKFDPEVDDIAIRCLESVLRFKALGHNLL; translated from the coding sequence ATGCTTTTCGCAAGAATATTGTGGGGCAAGATATTGCTGAGGaccctctctctcatcttcatcgGTACGTTCCTCTATTTTGTCCTCCGGGAAAGTGGCTCTAACCGGCTGTCAGTGTCTGATCTCAGAATACCACAGCAGTTCTCTGCTGACCTGCCTGGCTGCTTGGCTATAGTCAGCGGAGACACAGAGGGCAGGAGGAACAAATTAGCAGAGCTTCTGTCATCcaggaaaagaaagaatttTTTATCCGAGGACTTCTACCTCAACGAGACAAAAGACTGTCCAGCTTACATTGAAAAGAGAGGATTCATTACAGCCCCTctcagtgaagaggagagagatttTCCCATTGCCTACTCCATGGTGATCCATGAGAAGATTGAGATGTTTGAGCGGCTTCTCCGAGCTATTTACTCTCCTCAGAACATctactgtgtgcatgtggaccAGAAATCCAATACAGAATTTAAGAGGGCTGTGAAGGCGATTGTGTCCTGCCTTCCTAATGTGTTTGTAGCCTCTCGGTTAGAAAGAGTGATATATGCCTCCTGGTCTCGGGTGCAGGCAGATTTGAACTGCATGAAAGATCTGCTGAGCTCACCTGTCCAGTGGAGGTACATGCTCAACACCTGCGGGGCAGACTTTCCCATCAAAACCAACAGAGAGATTGTTCGCACACTGAAGGTCCTCAATGGGAGAAACACCATGGAGTCAGAGACCACCAATGACTACAAGAAGGGCCGTTGGCAGAATCACTACAATGTCACTGACTCCATCACCTGGACAGATGTGAAGAAAAGTCCTCCGCCCATCAGCAGCCCCATGTTCTCAGGAAACGCTTACTTTGTGGTCACAAGAGCCTTTGTGAAACACGTGATGCAGGACAGAGAGGTTCAGAAACTGATCGAGTGGGAGAAGGACACGTACAGCCCCGATGAGCACCTGTGGGCCACTCTGCACAGGATGCCCTCTGTTCCCGGATCAATGCCCGCCAACAACAAGTACGATACCTCAGACATGCTCGCCCTCGCTCGTGCGGTCAAGTGGAGCTATTTAGCTGGAGATGTGAAAAATGGAGCCCCGTACTATCCTTGCACTGGTGCTTACaaaagagcagtgtgtgtgtacgggtCTGGTGACCTCCAGTGGCTCCTGAATCAACAACACCTCATGGCCAACAAGTTCGATCCCGAGGTTGATGATATTGCCATTAGGTGTCTGGAGTCAGTTCTGCGATTCAAAGCTTTAGGTCACAACCTACTGTGA
- the bnip2 gene encoding BCL2/adenovirus E1B 19 kDa protein-interacting protein 2 isoform X1 produces MASDVIEGEAVPKGVSDMNLNNSSPDFVTPRRTHEELRNRQTSSPSSSGVSGEGDEEELDELQNSTVSTVENGEEALQESPTKTRGTPQERTTPDNEQKQPGARSSTPVSLPQPRSPPGPIGSLERQESVATTEARLRMEGVELKEEWQDEDFPRPLPEEEELEDELFAGTSEEGDPGFAMNPGKKAKKKLAAPDISLTLDRSEGSLLSDELDESTELDLDDIDTPSDNSNEFEWEDDLPKPKTTELLQKGVESVQEYSASEEREEGRRWRVFRIGDQEHRVDMKAIEPYKRVISHGGYYGDGLNAIIVFAVCFMPESNQPNYRYIMDNLFKYVIGTLELLVAENYMIVYLNGATSRKKMPTVGWLRKCYQQIDRRLRKNLKSLIIVHPSWFIRTLLALTKPFISSKFSQKIKYVYSLTDLAELVPMEYVSIPDCIKQFDDEKNRKSRKRIDQDMHGKVEIAAAAVPE; encoded by the exons ATGGCATCGGATGTGATTGAGGGCGAAGCGGTGCCGAAGGGTGTAAGTGATATGAATTTGAACAATAGCAGCCCAGATTTTGTCACACCCAGGAGGACTCACGAGGAgctgagaaacagacagacttCTAGTCCATCATCATCTGGAGTGTCGGGAGAAGGCGATGAGGAGGAATTAGACGAATTACAGAATAGCACAGTTTCCACAGTTGAAAATGGCGAAGAGGCACTTCAAGAGAGTCCAACCAAAACAAGAGGTACGCCACAGGAAAGGACGACCCCAGacaatgagcagaaacagcCGGGAGCAAGGAGCTCGACCCCAGTGAGCCTCCCCCAGCCACGATCACCACCCGGACCCATAGGAAG CCTGGAGCGCCAAGAGTCAGTCGCCACAACAGAAGCCCGCCTAAGAATGGAAGGAGTTGAACTGAAGGAAGAGTGGCAGGACGAGGACTTTCCACG GCCCctgccagaggaagaggagcttgAAGATGAGCTTTTTGCAGGAACCTCTGAAGAGGGAGACCCTG GCTTTGCTATGAACCCTGGCAAGAAGGCGAAGAAGAAGCTTGCAGCTCCGGACATCAGTCTTACACTCGACCGCAGTGAAGGCTCTCTTCTCTCAGACGAGCTGGATGAAAGCACAGAGCTGGATCTCGATGACATAGACACACCTTCAGACAACAGCAATGAGTTTGAATGGGAAG ACGACCTCCCCAAGCCGaaaaccacagagctgctgcagaaggGTGTGGAGTCGGTCCAGGAGTACTCTGCCTccgaggagagggaggagggtcGGCGCTGGAGGGTGTTTCGTATCGGAGACCAGGAACACAGAGTGGACATGAAGGCCATCGAACCTTACAAGAGGGTCATCAGCCATGGAG GTTACTATGGAGATGGCTTGAATGCCATAATTGTGTTTGCGGTGTGCTTTATGCCTGAAAGCAATCAACCAAATTACAGATACATCATGGACAATTTATTCAA GTATGTCATCGGCACACTGGAGCTCCTGGTCGCTGAGAACTATATGATCGTGTATTTGAATGGGGCGACCTCTCGGAAGAAGATGCCAACTGTCGGCTGGCTCAGGAAGTGTTATCAGCAGATTGATAGGAG ATTAAGGAAGAACTTGAAGTCTTTGATAATCGTCCATCCCTCTTGGTTTATTCGCACCCTGCTGGCACTCACAAAACCTTTCATAAG CTCCAAATTCAGTCAGAAAATCAAGTATGTGTACAGCCTGACAGACCTTGCAGAGTTGGTTCCAATGGAGTATGTGTCCATACCAGATTGTATCAAACA GTTTGACGACGAAAAAAATAGGAAAAGCCGTAAAAG AATCGACCAAGACATGCACGGTAAAGTGGAGATCGCCGCCGCTGCCGTTCCAGAGTGA
- the bnip2 gene encoding BCL2/adenovirus E1B 19 kDa protein-interacting protein 2 isoform X2, with protein MASDVIEGEAVPKGVSDMNLNNSSPDFVTPRRTHEELRNRQTSSPSSSGVSGEGDEEELDELQNSTVSTVENGEEALQESPTKTRGTPQERTTPDNEQKQPGARSSTPVSLPQPRSPPGPIGSLERQESVATTEARLRMEGVELKEEWQDEDFPRPLPEEEELEDELFAGTSEEGDPGFAMNPGKKAKKKLAAPDISLTLDRSEGSLLSDELDESTELDLDDIDTPSDNSNEFEWEDDLPKPKTTELLQKGVESVQEYSASEEREEGRRWRVFRIGDQEHRVDMKAIEPYKRVISHGGYYGDGLNAIIVFAVCFMPESNQPNYRYIMDNLFKYVIGTLELLVAENYMIVYLNGATSRKKMPTVGWLRKCYQQIDRRLRKNLKSLIIVHPSWFIRTLLALTKPFISSKFSQKIKYVYSLTDLAELVPMEYVSIPDCIKQIDQDMHGKVEIAAAAVPE; from the exons ATGGCATCGGATGTGATTGAGGGCGAAGCGGTGCCGAAGGGTGTAAGTGATATGAATTTGAACAATAGCAGCCCAGATTTTGTCACACCCAGGAGGACTCACGAGGAgctgagaaacagacagacttCTAGTCCATCATCATCTGGAGTGTCGGGAGAAGGCGATGAGGAGGAATTAGACGAATTACAGAATAGCACAGTTTCCACAGTTGAAAATGGCGAAGAGGCACTTCAAGAGAGTCCAACCAAAACAAGAGGTACGCCACAGGAAAGGACGACCCCAGacaatgagcagaaacagcCGGGAGCAAGGAGCTCGACCCCAGTGAGCCTCCCCCAGCCACGATCACCACCCGGACCCATAGGAAG CCTGGAGCGCCAAGAGTCAGTCGCCACAACAGAAGCCCGCCTAAGAATGGAAGGAGTTGAACTGAAGGAAGAGTGGCAGGACGAGGACTTTCCACG GCCCctgccagaggaagaggagcttgAAGATGAGCTTTTTGCAGGAACCTCTGAAGAGGGAGACCCTG GCTTTGCTATGAACCCTGGCAAGAAGGCGAAGAAGAAGCTTGCAGCTCCGGACATCAGTCTTACACTCGACCGCAGTGAAGGCTCTCTTCTCTCAGACGAGCTGGATGAAAGCACAGAGCTGGATCTCGATGACATAGACACACCTTCAGACAACAGCAATGAGTTTGAATGGGAAG ACGACCTCCCCAAGCCGaaaaccacagagctgctgcagaaggGTGTGGAGTCGGTCCAGGAGTACTCTGCCTccgaggagagggaggagggtcGGCGCTGGAGGGTGTTTCGTATCGGAGACCAGGAACACAGAGTGGACATGAAGGCCATCGAACCTTACAAGAGGGTCATCAGCCATGGAG GTTACTATGGAGATGGCTTGAATGCCATAATTGTGTTTGCGGTGTGCTTTATGCCTGAAAGCAATCAACCAAATTACAGATACATCATGGACAATTTATTCAA GTATGTCATCGGCACACTGGAGCTCCTGGTCGCTGAGAACTATATGATCGTGTATTTGAATGGGGCGACCTCTCGGAAGAAGATGCCAACTGTCGGCTGGCTCAGGAAGTGTTATCAGCAGATTGATAGGAG ATTAAGGAAGAACTTGAAGTCTTTGATAATCGTCCATCCCTCTTGGTTTATTCGCACCCTGCTGGCACTCACAAAACCTTTCATAAG CTCCAAATTCAGTCAGAAAATCAAGTATGTGTACAGCCTGACAGACCTTGCAGAGTTGGTTCCAATGGAGTATGTGTCCATACCAGATTGTATCAAACA AATCGACCAAGACATGCACGGTAAAGTGGAGATCGCCGCCGCTGCCGTTCCAGAGTGA